The Phycisphaeraceae bacterium genome has a window encoding:
- a CDS encoding ABC transporter ATP-binding protein, which yields MIETINLTKKYGELVALNNLNLTINQGDCFGFIGPNGAGKTTTIKILATLLKPTWGEARIDGMVIGYQNSQIRPVIGYVPDFMGSYDDMVVTEYLEFFAACYGIHGKQREQVVRDVLDLTDLNYKANAEVNGLSRGMQQRLSIARVLLHDPKVLLLDEPASGLDPRARIEIRELLKELRRMGKTIIISSHILHELAELCNTVGIIERGELLFSGQVTEIMARARMGFVVHVTLEGKEEMAAQMLRQVKGVKAVDVTQNNGRPRVDITIDPESGLPISDIPARLIANGFRLTSMQEEQVNLETAFMRLTKGLVS from the coding sequence ATGATCGAGACCATCAATCTGACGAAGAAGTACGGCGAACTGGTCGCGCTCAACAACCTCAACCTGACAATCAATCAGGGCGACTGCTTCGGCTTCATCGGCCCCAACGGCGCGGGCAAGACCACCACCATCAAGATTCTCGCCACCCTGCTCAAACCCACCTGGGGCGAAGCCCGAATCGACGGCATGGTGATCGGCTACCAGAACTCGCAGATCCGGCCCGTCATCGGCTACGTGCCCGACTTCATGGGCTCGTACGACGACATGGTCGTCACCGAGTACCTGGAGTTCTTCGCCGCCTGCTACGGCATTCACGGCAAGCAGCGCGAGCAGGTGGTGCGCGACGTGCTCGACCTGACCGACCTGAACTACAAGGCCAACGCCGAGGTCAACGGGCTGTCGCGCGGCATGCAGCAGCGGCTGTCCATCGCCCGCGTGCTGCTGCACGACCCGAAGGTCCTTCTGCTGGACGAGCCCGCCTCGGGCCTTGACCCCCGCGCCCGCATCGAAATCCGCGAGCTCCTCAAGGAACTGCGGCGGATGGGCAAGACCATCATCATCTCGTCGCACATCCTGCATGAGCTGGCCGAACTGTGCAACACGGTGGGCATCATCGAGCGCGGTGAACTGCTCTTCTCGGGGCAGGTCACCGAGATCATGGCCCGCGCCCGCATGGGCTTCGTCGTTCACGTCACGCTGGAAGGCAAGGAGGAGATGGCCGCCCAGATGCTGCGGCAGGTGAAGGGCGTCAAGGCCGTCGACGTGACGCAGAACAACGGCAGGCCCCGCGTGGACATCACCATCGACCCGGAGAGCGGCCTGCCGATCTCCGACATTCCCGCCCGGCTGATCGCCAACGGCTTCCGGCTCACTTCGATGCAGGAAGAGCAGGTGAACCTGGAGACGGCGTTCATGCGCCTGACGAAGGGGCTGGTGTCGTAG